One genomic segment of Actinoplanes ianthinogenes includes these proteins:
- a CDS encoding aspartate aminotransferase family protein, with protein sequence MSEAQVRADDRAHVFHSWSAQGLINPLPIERALGSHFWDYTGKKYLDFSSQLVNINIGHQHPRLVAAIQEQAAKLCTIQPAFANDKRGEAARMIAEVAPGPLNKVFFTNGGAEANENAIRMARLHTGRHKVLSTYRSYHGSTATAITATGDPRRWPNEPVAVGVVHFWGPYPYRSPFHSENEAQESERALQHLRDTIVFEGPATIAAILLETVVGTNGILVPPPGYLAGVRAICDEFGIVFIADEVMAGFGRCGEWFAVDKWGVTPDLITFAKGVNSGYLPLGGVVISDEIAETFRERPFPGGLTYSGHPLACASAVASMQIFKEEGIIEHARMLGEDVIGPELSRLAEKHPSVGEVRGLGVFWAIELVRDDRKTPLVPFNAAGAAAGPMNDVAAACKERGLWPFTHFNRVHVVPPCTTSVEEVREGLTILDEALAVADGFYTS encoded by the coding sequence ATGTCAGAAGCTCAGGTTCGTGCGGACGACCGCGCCCACGTCTTCCACTCCTGGTCCGCCCAGGGCTTGATCAACCCGCTGCCCATCGAGAGGGCGCTGGGCAGCCACTTCTGGGATTACACCGGCAAGAAGTACCTCGACTTCTCGTCGCAGCTGGTGAACATCAACATCGGCCACCAGCATCCGCGGCTGGTGGCGGCGATCCAGGAGCAGGCCGCGAAGCTCTGCACCATCCAGCCCGCCTTCGCCAACGACAAGCGCGGCGAGGCGGCCCGGATGATCGCCGAGGTCGCCCCCGGCCCGCTCAACAAGGTGTTCTTCACCAACGGCGGCGCCGAGGCGAACGAGAACGCGATCCGGATGGCCCGCCTGCACACCGGCCGGCACAAGGTGCTCTCGACCTATCGCAGCTACCACGGCTCGACGGCCACCGCGATCACCGCGACCGGCGACCCGCGGCGCTGGCCGAACGAGCCGGTCGCGGTCGGCGTCGTGCACTTCTGGGGCCCGTACCCCTACCGCTCCCCGTTCCACTCCGAGAACGAGGCGCAGGAGTCCGAGCGCGCGCTCCAGCACCTGCGCGACACCATCGTCTTCGAGGGCCCGGCGACCATCGCCGCGATCCTCCTGGAGACCGTGGTCGGCACGAACGGCATCCTGGTCCCGCCGCCCGGCTACCTGGCCGGCGTCCGGGCGATCTGCGACGAGTTCGGCATCGTCTTCATCGCCGACGAGGTGATGGCGGGCTTCGGCCGGTGCGGCGAGTGGTTCGCGGTCGACAAGTGGGGGGTCACCCCCGACCTGATCACCTTCGCCAAGGGCGTGAACTCCGGGTACCTGCCCCTGGGCGGCGTGGTGATCTCCGACGAGATCGCCGAGACGTTCCGGGAGCGGCCGTTCCCGGGTGGGCTGACCTATTCCGGTCATCCGCTGGCCTGCGCCTCCGCGGTCGCGTCCATGCAGATCTTCAAGGAGGAGGGGATCATCGAGCACGCCCGGATGCTGGGCGAGGACGTGATCGGCCCGGAGCTCTCCCGCCTTGCCGAAAAGCACCCGAGTGTCGGCGAGGTCCGTGGCCTGGGCGTCTTCTGGGCGATCGAGCTGGTCCGCGACGACCGGAAGACCCCGCTGGTGCCGTTCAACGCCGCCGGCGCGGCGGCCGGGCCGATGAACGACGTGGCCGCGGCCTGCAAGGAACGGGGCCTCTGGCCGTTCACCCATTTCAACCGGGTGCACGTGGTGCCGCCCTGCACGACGAGCGTCGAGGAGGTCCGCGAGGGTCTCACGATCTTGGACGAGGCTTTGGCAGTTGCCGACGGTTTCTACACATCCTGA
- a CDS encoding aminobutyraldehyde dehydrogenase, which produces MSTEFPVLRNFVNGSFADTEEGRTSPVVDPSTGETYAYAPVSSARDVEAAVDAAAAGFEVWRDTTPAERQRALLRIADAVEARAEELIEAECRNTGKPVEATRTEEIGPVLDELRFFAGAARMLEGKAAAEYMRDHTSYVRREPIGVCAQITPWNYPLVMAIWKLAPAIAAGNSVVLKPSDTTPVSTLLLAEIAAEFLPAGVLNVVCGDRDTGRALVVHPTPQLVSITGSTRAGMEVAAAAAPDLKKVHLELGGKAPVVVFDDVDIAATAQAIAGAGFFNAGQDCTAATRVLVHERIAADFTAALAAAAKNTHVGAPSDPDAFFGPVNNVSQLERVSGFLDRTPAHAEVVAGGNRIGDRGFFFEPTVVAGLRQRDEMIQDEVFGPVITVQPFADETEAIRFANDVRYGLSASVWTQNHGRAMRVSRRLDFGAVWINTHLPFVSEMPHGGYGHSGYGKDLSMYGFEEYTRIKHVMSFHG; this is translated from the coding sequence GTGAGCACCGAGTTTCCCGTGCTTCGCAACTTCGTCAACGGGTCCTTCGCGGACACCGAGGAGGGGCGGACGTCTCCGGTCGTCGACCCCAGCACCGGGGAGACCTACGCATACGCGCCGGTCTCCTCGGCGCGGGACGTCGAGGCCGCGGTCGACGCCGCGGCCGCCGGTTTCGAGGTCTGGCGGGACACCACCCCGGCCGAGCGGCAGCGGGCGCTGCTGCGCATCGCGGACGCCGTGGAGGCGCGGGCCGAGGAACTGATCGAGGCCGAGTGCCGCAACACCGGCAAGCCGGTCGAGGCCACCCGGACCGAGGAGATCGGCCCGGTCCTGGACGAGCTGCGCTTCTTCGCCGGCGCGGCGCGGATGCTGGAGGGCAAGGCCGCCGCCGAGTACATGCGGGACCACACCTCTTATGTACGCCGTGAGCCGATCGGCGTCTGCGCCCAGATCACTCCGTGGAACTATCCGCTGGTGATGGCGATCTGGAAGCTCGCCCCGGCGATCGCGGCCGGCAACTCGGTGGTGCTCAAGCCGTCCGACACCACCCCGGTGAGCACCCTGCTGCTCGCTGAGATCGCCGCCGAGTTCCTGCCGGCCGGCGTGCTCAACGTGGTCTGCGGCGACCGGGACACCGGCCGCGCGCTGGTCGTGCACCCCACCCCGCAGCTGGTCTCGATCACCGGGTCCACCCGGGCCGGGATGGAGGTCGCCGCGGCGGCCGCCCCCGACCTCAAGAAGGTGCATCTGGAGCTGGGTGGCAAGGCGCCGGTCGTGGTCTTCGACGACGTCGACATCGCCGCCACCGCCCAGGCGATCGCCGGCGCCGGCTTCTTCAACGCGGGCCAGGACTGCACCGCGGCCACCCGGGTCCTGGTGCACGAGCGGATCGCCGCCGACTTCACCGCGGCCCTGGCCGCCGCCGCCAAGAACACGCACGTCGGCGCCCCGTCCGACCCGGACGCGTTCTTCGGGCCGGTCAACAACGTCAGCCAGCTGGAGCGGGTGTCCGGTTTCCTGGACCGCACCCCGGCGCACGCCGAGGTGGTGGCCGGCGGCAACCGGATCGGCGACCGCGGCTTCTTCTTCGAGCCGACCGTGGTGGCCGGGCTCCGGCAGCGCGACGAGATGATCCAGGACGAGGTGTTCGGGCCGGTCATCACGGTGCAGCCGTTCGCCGACGAGACCGAGGCGATCCGCTTCGCCAACGACGTCCGGTACGGCCTGAGCGCCAGCGTCTGGACCCAGAATCACGGCCGGGCGATGCGCGTCTCCCGCCGGCTGGACTTCGGCGCGGTCTGGATCAACACCCACCTGCCGTTCGTCTCGGAGATGCCGCACGGCGGCTACGGCCACTCCGGTTACGGCAAGGACCTTTCCATGTACGGCTTCGAGGAGTACACCCGGATCAAACACGTGATGAGTTTTCACGGCTGA
- a CDS encoding ABC transporter ATP-binding protein produces the protein MTTSPPHQAVTAPSATGERTGHPAIEFVGVRKEYLSHGEAVPAVKSLDLTIGQGEFFSLLGPSGCGKTTTMRMIAGFEEATTGQVFLDGKDVTGVAANKRDVNMVFQSYALFPHLNVVQNVSFGLERKKVAKSEIKRRVGEILEIVSLTGFEKRHPKEMSGGQQQRVALARALVNHPRALLLDEPLGALDLKLRQQMQIELKRIQREVGITFVYVTHDQGEALTMSDRIAVMNDGLIEQLGTPREIYEKPATRFVAGFIGTSNLVDGQVSRVEDGHALLDLGSEGRIVVAVPATVRAGQAIEVSVRPEKIDLHRSAPPQSAGSVLAGTVTEVVYHGTSTNYTVATSAGSDFVVFDQNAHDAEDVASRGERVFLTWAPQHSYPIGV, from the coding sequence ATGACCACGTCTCCCCCGCACCAGGCCGTGACGGCGCCGTCCGCCACCGGCGAGCGGACCGGGCATCCGGCGATCGAGTTCGTCGGCGTGCGCAAGGAATACCTGTCGCACGGTGAGGCGGTGCCCGCCGTCAAGAGCCTGGACCTGACGATCGGTCAGGGGGAGTTCTTCTCGCTGCTCGGTCCGTCCGGCTGCGGCAAGACCACCACCATGCGGATGATCGCCGGCTTCGAGGAGGCGACCACCGGCCAGGTGTTCCTGGACGGCAAGGACGTCACCGGCGTCGCCGCCAACAAGCGCGACGTCAACATGGTGTTCCAGTCGTACGCCCTGTTCCCGCACTTGAACGTGGTGCAGAACGTCTCGTTCGGCCTGGAGCGCAAGAAGGTCGCGAAGTCCGAGATCAAGCGCCGGGTCGGCGAGATCCTCGAGATCGTGTCGCTGACCGGCTTCGAGAAGCGGCACCCCAAAGAGATGTCCGGCGGCCAGCAGCAGCGGGTCGCGCTGGCCCGGGCCCTGGTCAACCACCCGCGGGCGCTCCTGCTCGACGAGCCGCTCGGCGCGCTCGACCTGAAGCTGCGGCAGCAGATGCAGATCGAGCTCAAGCGGATCCAGCGCGAGGTCGGCATCACCTTCGTCTACGTCACCCACGACCAGGGCGAGGCGCTGACCATGTCGGACCGGATCGCGGTGATGAACGACGGGCTGATCGAGCAGCTCGGCACCCCGCGGGAGATCTACGAGAAGCCGGCGACCCGGTTCGTGGCCGGGTTCATCGGCACCTCGAACCTGGTGGACGGTCAGGTCAGCCGGGTGGAGGACGGGCACGCGCTGCTCGACCTCGGCTCGGAGGGCCGGATCGTGGTGGCGGTGCCCGCCACCGTGCGGGCCGGCCAGGCGATCGAGGTGTCGGTCCGGCCGGAGAAGATCGATCTGCACCGGAGCGCGCCGCCGCAGTCCGCCGGGAGTGTGCTGGCCGGCACGGTCACCGAGGTCGTCTACCACGGCACATCGACCAACTACACCGTGGCGACTTCCGCCGGATCAGATTTCGTGGTGTTCGACCAGAACGCTCACGATGCCGAGGACGTCGCCTCGCGTGGCGAGCGCGTCTTCCTCACCTGGGCCCCGCAGCACTCGTACCCGATCGGAGTCTGA
- a CDS encoding polyamine ABC transporter substrate-binding protein → MTRRRLGRRDALRLGGVSALGAFLAACGVEGKGKPEASVAPDAVQKFWSGKAKNGKVDFANWPLYMDPKKPELKKFTEKTGIQVNYQEVIQEMGPWFAKVQPQLSAGQSIGFDLMVITNSLQFGQFRNSGFLAPLDHSQLPNFTKNAAPKYAQESFDPGNVFSIPWASGITGIAYDPKKTGREITKLADLWDPAFKGKVGMFSDSQELANFGLLAAGLKPGDSGEDEWKKAAAKLKEQKDAGLVRNYYDQSYVDALGKGEVWLTQAWSGDIFQKNVSDGTNFKFIIPEEGGTIWTDNFTIPVTATNPVDAIMLMDFFYEVENAASLAEYINYVCPVPAAQAQISKDAAAASGEDKTLLTQVAGSPLVFPGDADYAKLHYYVDFNTAEEQQTFASIFEPITLS, encoded by the coding sequence ATGACGCGGCGGCGCCTCGGTCGTCGTGACGCGTTGCGCCTCGGCGGCGTGTCGGCTCTTGGTGCCTTCCTCGCCGCCTGTGGCGTCGAGGGCAAGGGCAAGCCGGAGGCCAGTGTCGCGCCGGACGCGGTGCAGAAGTTCTGGAGCGGCAAGGCCAAGAACGGCAAGGTCGACTTCGCCAACTGGCCGCTCTACATGGACCCGAAGAAGCCGGAGCTCAAGAAGTTCACCGAGAAGACCGGCATCCAGGTCAACTACCAGGAGGTCATCCAGGAGATGGGTCCTTGGTTCGCCAAGGTGCAGCCCCAGCTCTCGGCCGGTCAGTCGATCGGCTTCGACCTCATGGTGATCACCAACTCGCTCCAGTTCGGCCAGTTCCGCAACAGCGGCTTCCTGGCCCCGCTGGACCACTCCCAGCTGCCGAACTTCACCAAGAACGCCGCGCCGAAGTACGCCCAGGAGTCGTTCGACCCGGGCAACGTCTTCAGCATCCCGTGGGCGTCCGGCATCACCGGCATCGCCTACGACCCCAAGAAGACCGGCCGGGAGATCACCAAGCTCGCCGACCTGTGGGACCCGGCGTTCAAGGGCAAGGTCGGCATGTTCTCCGACTCCCAGGAGCTGGCCAACTTCGGCCTGCTCGCGGCCGGCCTCAAGCCGGGCGACTCGGGCGAGGACGAGTGGAAGAAGGCCGCCGCCAAGCTCAAGGAGCAGAAGGACGCGGGCCTGGTCCGCAACTACTACGACCAGAGCTACGTCGACGCGCTCGGCAAGGGCGAGGTCTGGCTGACCCAGGCCTGGTCCGGCGACATCTTCCAGAAGAACGTCTCGGACGGGACGAACTTCAAGTTCATCATCCCGGAGGAGGGCGGCACGATCTGGACGGACAACTTCACCATCCCGGTCACCGCCACCAACCCGGTCGACGCGATCATGCTGATGGACTTCTTCTACGAGGTCGAGAACGCCGCGTCGCTGGCCGAGTACATCAACTACGTCTGCCCGGTGCCGGCCGCGCAGGCGCAGATCTCCAAGGACGCGGCGGCCGCCTCGGGCGAGGACAAGACCCTGCTCACGCAGGTCGCCGGCAGCCCGCTGGTGTTCCCCGGCGACGCCGATTACGCCAAGCTGCACTACTACGTGGACTTCAACACGGCGGAAGAGCAGCAGACCTTCGCCAGCATCTTCGAACCGATCACCTTGAGCTGA
- a CDS encoding ABC transporter permease: MNRVKRTLAPYLLVLPGGLWLLLFFVVPMVTMFSLSLQQGDIVNGYVFTGHWQTYVDAITNYQTQLIRSLVYGLITTVALVVMSFPVAYWIAFYGGKRKSTYLFLILLPFFVSFVLRTISWRQILTDDGMLLHPLKEAGLLSPGFHILGTSYAVIFGLIYNFLPFMVLPIYVALERIDPRVVEAARDLYAKPLTVFRKVVFPLALPGVFAGVLMTFVPASSDYVNSGVLGSSSTTMIGQVVQAQALANSNYPMASALSFFLMAVLLTGVFIYARVLGTEDVMNAAAR, translated from the coding sequence ATGAACCGGGTAAAACGTACACTCGCGCCCTACCTGCTCGTGCTTCCCGGCGGGTTGTGGCTGCTGTTGTTCTTCGTGGTGCCGATGGTCACCATGTTCTCGCTCTCCCTGCAGCAGGGCGACATCGTCAACGGGTACGTCTTCACGGGTCACTGGCAGACCTACGTCGACGCGATCACGAACTACCAGACCCAGTTGATCCGCTCGCTGGTGTACGGGCTCATCACGACGGTCGCCCTGGTCGTGATGAGCTTCCCGGTCGCGTACTGGATCGCCTTCTACGGCGGCAAGCGCAAGTCGACCTACCTGTTCCTGATCCTGCTGCCGTTCTTCGTGTCGTTCGTGCTGCGGACGATCTCCTGGCGGCAGATCCTCACCGACGACGGGATGCTGCTGCATCCGCTGAAGGAGGCCGGGCTGCTCTCGCCCGGCTTCCACATCCTCGGCACCTCGTACGCGGTGATCTTCGGCCTGATCTACAACTTCCTGCCGTTCATGGTGCTGCCGATCTACGTGGCCCTGGAGCGGATCGACCCGCGCGTGGTCGAGGCGGCCCGTGACCTGTACGCCAAACCGCTCACCGTGTTCCGCAAGGTGGTCTTCCCGCTCGCCCTGCCCGGCGTCTTCGCCGGCGTGCTGATGACGTTCGTCCCGGCCAGCTCGGACTACGTCAACTCGGGCGTGCTGGGCAGCTCGTCGACCACCATGATCGGTCAGGTCGTGCAGGCGCAGGCCCTGGCCAACTCGAACTACCCGATGGCCTCGGCCCTCTCGTTCTTCCTGATGGCGGTCCTGCTGACCGGCGTCTTCATCTATGCCCGGGTCCTCGGCACCGAGGACGTCATGAATGCGGCGGCCCGATGA
- a CDS encoding ABC transporter permease: MTTHTLERPTAAPAARRKARLTGERAMFLYTWLIIAWLVVPILIMIAFGFNDPKGRYNQTWQGFTLKWYKDVFAISDLTSALVISLVIAVVSSLLAGALGTGIGYALGRYRFRGADGLNLIMFATMSSPELIMGISLLTLFVSAGIGLGATTITIAHVMFSISFVSTVVRARVITLDRSIEEAAADLGAGPWTTFWKVTFPIILPAVFSGVMLAFALSIDDFVVTNFTAGTTVTFPLWIWGATRVGLPPQVNVMGTLIFAAGILIAVITNLRSRSKTKKA, from the coding sequence ATGACGACTCACACCTTGGAACGGCCCACCGCGGCCCCCGCAGCCCGCCGGAAGGCCAGGCTCACCGGCGAGCGAGCGATGTTCCTCTACACCTGGCTGATCATCGCCTGGCTCGTGGTGCCGATCCTGATCATGATCGCGTTCGGGTTCAACGACCCGAAGGGCCGGTACAACCAGACCTGGCAGGGCTTCACGCTCAAGTGGTACAAGGACGTCTTCGCGATCAGCGACCTCACCTCGGCGCTGGTCATCTCGCTGGTGATCGCGGTGGTCAGCTCGCTGCTGGCCGGCGCGCTGGGCACCGGCATCGGGTACGCGCTCGGCCGCTACCGGTTCCGCGGCGCCGACGGGCTGAACCTGATCATGTTCGCCACCATGTCCTCGCCTGAGCTGATCATGGGCATCTCGCTGCTCACGCTCTTCGTCTCGGCGGGCATCGGGCTGGGCGCGACCACCATCACGATCGCCCACGTGATGTTCTCCATCTCGTTCGTCTCCACGGTCGTCCGGGCCCGGGTGATCACCCTGGACCGGTCCATCGAGGAGGCCGCCGCCGACCTCGGCGCCGGCCCGTGGACGACGTTCTGGAAGGTCACGTTCCCGATCATCCTGCCGGCCGTCTTCTCCGGCGTGATGCTCGCCTTCGCGCTCTCCATCGACGACTTCGTGGTCACCAACTTCACCGCGGGCACCACCGTGACGTTCCCGCTGTGGATCTGGGGCGCGACCCGGGTCGGCCTGCCCCCGCAGGTCAACGTGATGGGCACGCTGATCTTCGCGGCCGGCATCCTGATCGCGGTGATCACCAACCTGCGCTCGCGGAGCAAGACCAAGAAAGCCTGA
- a CDS encoding aspartate aminotransferase family protein codes for MHFTRLSAYQDAPVPVITRGDGCYVWDSTGRRYLDGLSALFVVQTGHGRQELADAAAKQAGELAYFPIWSYAHPKAIELAARLADMAPGDLNRVFFTTGGSEAVESAWKLARAYYKRVGKPMKHKVISRAVAYHGSSMGALSITGIPPFKQDFEPLIPSTMRVPNTNYYRRPDPSMTEEQFGVWAADRIAEMIEFEGPDTVAAVYLEPVQNAGGCFPPPPGYFQRVREICDRYDVLLVSDEVICAFGRLGEFFGADKYGYQPDIITAAKGLTSGYVPLGAMIASDRLVEPFKKGDNMFAHGITYGGHPVGAAVALANIDIMEREQLNQHVTRNSPVFRSYLERLLDLPIVGDVRGDGYFFGIEMVKDKATKETFNAEESERLLRGFLSTALFDAGLYCRADDRGDPVIQLAPPLIATETQFAEIEQILRSVLTEAWNRL; via the coding sequence ATGCACTTCACCCGGCTCTCCGCGTACCAGGACGCTCCCGTACCGGTGATCACCCGAGGCGACGGCTGCTACGTGTGGGACTCCACCGGCCGTCGTTATCTGGACGGGCTCTCCGCCCTGTTCGTGGTGCAGACCGGCCACGGCCGGCAGGAGCTCGCCGACGCCGCCGCCAAGCAGGCCGGCGAGCTGGCGTACTTCCCGATCTGGTCCTACGCCCACCCCAAGGCGATCGAGCTGGCCGCCCGGCTGGCCGACATGGCCCCCGGCGACCTGAACCGGGTCTTCTTCACCACCGGCGGCTCCGAGGCCGTCGAGTCGGCGTGGAAGCTGGCCCGGGCGTACTACAAGCGCGTCGGCAAGCCGATGAAGCACAAGGTCATCTCGCGCGCGGTGGCGTACCACGGCAGTTCGATGGGCGCCCTGTCGATCACCGGCATCCCGCCGTTCAAGCAGGACTTCGAGCCGCTGATCCCGAGCACCATGCGGGTGCCGAACACGAACTACTACCGCCGGCCCGACCCCTCGATGACCGAGGAGCAGTTCGGCGTCTGGGCGGCCGACCGGATCGCCGAGATGATCGAGTTCGAGGGCCCGGACACGGTCGCCGCGGTCTACCTCGAGCCGGTGCAGAACGCCGGCGGCTGCTTCCCGCCGCCGCCCGGGTACTTCCAGCGGGTCCGCGAGATCTGCGACCGCTACGACGTGCTGCTCGTCTCCGACGAGGTGATCTGCGCGTTCGGCCGGCTCGGCGAGTTCTTCGGCGCCGACAAGTACGGCTACCAGCCCGACATCATCACCGCCGCCAAGGGTCTGACCTCGGGTTACGTGCCGCTCGGCGCGATGATCGCCTCGGACCGGCTGGTCGAGCCGTTCAAGAAGGGCGACAACATGTTCGCCCACGGCATCACCTACGGCGGCCACCCGGTCGGCGCCGCCGTCGCGCTCGCCAACATCGACATCATGGAGCGCGAGCAGCTCAACCAGCACGTCACCCGGAACAGCCCGGTCTTCCGGTCGTACCTGGAGCGGCTGCTCGACCTGCCGATCGTCGGCGACGTCCGCGGTGACGGCTACTTCTTCGGCATCGAGATGGTCAAGGACAAGGCGACGAAGGAGACCTTCAACGCCGAGGAGTCCGAGCGGCTGCTGCGCGGCTTCCTCTCCACCGCCCTGTTCGACGCGGGTCTGTACTGCCGCGCCGACGACCGTGGCGACCCGGTGATCCAGCTCGCGCCGCCGCTGATCGCGACCGAGACGCAGTTCGCGGAGATCGAGCAGATCCTCCGCTCGGTGCTCACCGAGGCCTGGAACCGTCTCTGA
- a CDS encoding MerR family transcriptional regulator, with translation MTDIGLSIGEIARRTGLSVDTLRFYEREGLLTRPVERDAAGRRVYRVEDEGWLEICTNLRRTGMPLGEIRRFADLVRAGAGNERERLAILQEHRERVTEEIRRLEKFRDVIDYKVRAYAAEVEKGTAATFWTGAPA, from the coding sequence ATGACGGACATCGGGCTGAGCATCGGGGAGATCGCGCGACGGACCGGCTTGAGTGTGGACACGCTGCGGTTCTATGAGCGGGAGGGGCTGCTCACCCGGCCGGTGGAGCGGGATGCGGCGGGGCGGCGGGTCTATCGGGTCGAGGACGAGGGCTGGCTGGAGATCTGCACGAATCTGCGGCGGACCGGGATGCCGCTCGGTGAGATCCGGCGGTTCGCCGATCTGGTGCGGGCCGGCGCCGGGAACGAGAGGGAGCGGCTCGCCATTCTCCAGGAGCATCGGGAACGGGTGACCGAGGAGATCCGGCGGCTGGAGAAATTCCGCGACGTCATCGATTACAAGGTACGGGCCTATGCGGCGGAGGTCGAAAAGGGCACCGCGGCGACTTTCTGGACCGGGGCACCCGCATAA
- a CDS encoding alpha/beta fold hydrolase, producing MTAQPPIVFIAALGEPGRNWQPVLDRLGDLPTVTYDRPGTGDAPPRPAPNPPLPYSALADELAALLDERGITGPAVLAAHSLGSLIARVYADRHPHRVAGLVHVDGSLPQLRLFDGAEDPVDGDEPGATELDLIRGQVEVITATPAPVPTVVLTRTPHHASTARLPGGVEELWLAGQRILARDAGAPLIVADDAGHRIPQEAPDLVAYAIRLTHAAAAGGAGITVDAEALSKAGGHLDQG from the coding sequence GTGACAGCTCAACCACCCATCGTGTTCATCGCCGCCCTCGGTGAGCCGGGGCGGAACTGGCAGCCGGTGCTGGACCGCCTCGGCGACCTGCCCACGGTCACCTACGACCGGCCCGGCACCGGGGACGCCCCGCCCCGGCCGGCGCCCAATCCCCCGCTGCCCTACAGCGCGCTCGCCGACGAGCTGGCCGCGCTGCTCGACGAGCGCGGGATCACCGGCCCGGCGGTGCTGGCCGCGCACTCGCTGGGCAGCCTGATCGCCCGGGTGTACGCCGACCGGCACCCGCACCGGGTCGCCGGGCTGGTGCACGTCGACGGCTCGCTCCCCCAGCTGCGATTGTTCGACGGCGCGGAGGACCCGGTCGACGGCGACGAACCGGGCGCCACCGAGCTGGATCTGATCCGGGGGCAGGTCGAGGTGATCACCGCGACCCCGGCGCCGGTGCCGACCGTGGTGCTGACCCGCACCCCGCACCACGCGTCGACCGCCCGGCTGCCCGGCGGCGTCGAGGAGCTGTGGCTGGCCGGCCAGCGGATCCTGGCCCGGGACGCCGGGGCGCCGCTGATCGTCGCGGACGACGCCGGGCACCGCATCCCGCAGGAGGCGCCCGATCTGGTGGCCTACGCGATCCGGCTGACGCACGCCGCGGCCGCCGGGGGCGCCGGGATCACCGTCGACGCCGAGGCGCTGAGCAAGGCCGGCGGGCACCTCGACCAGGGCTGA